One genomic window of Peromyscus maniculatus bairdii isolate BWxNUB_F1_BW_parent chromosome 2, HU_Pman_BW_mat_3.1, whole genome shotgun sequence includes the following:
- the LOC121827377 gene encoding gasdermin-D-like, with amino-acid sequence MCPTHSPDWSLSSYDIFLRPVADFKSLRAEVKDKSAELRHLKMELREQLLRDIGRLLDDQPHMEALEASLDQGLCSGGQVEPLDGPAGSVLECLVLPSGELVLKLAEPISYLLGALTALTETQQKLLAEALETRMLLKQLELVRGHGPGDVAGAPWVHPGRLTLACAAEAWGSGYRSTPYNLSPPLLVGGADLGAEHPMAGAELCVPAPQPPREQLG; translated from the exons ATGTGCCCCACTCACTCTCCGGACTGGTCA ctgagttcttatgatatattcctgcggcccgtaGCTGACTTCAAAAGCCTGCGGGCAGAGGTGAAGGATAAGTCTGCAGAACTGCGGCACTTAAAAATGGAGTTAAGAGAACAACTACTAAGGGACATTGGGAGACTCTTAGACGACCAACCCCACATGGAAGCCTTGGAGGCCTCA CTGGACCAGGGCCTGTGCAGTGGTGGGCAGGTGGAACCTCTGGATGGCCCGGCAGGCAGCGTCCTCGAGTGTCTGGTGCTTCCCTCTGGAGAACTGGTCCTGAAACTTGCTGAGCCCATCTCCTACCTGTTGGGAGCACTGACTG CGCTGACTGAAACCCAGCAGAAGCTGCTGGCTGAGGCTCTGGAGACAAGGATGCTGTTGAAGCAGCTGGAGCTGGTGAGAGGCCATGGCCCTGGGGATGTGGCGGGGGCGCCCTGGGTACATCCGGGAAGGCTGACACTGGCATGTGCTGCAGAGGCCTGGGGCTCAGGCTACAGGTCCACCCCCTAcaacctctcccctcctctgctgGTAGGTGGAGCAGATCTTGGTGCAGAGCACCCCATGGCAGGAGCCGAGCTTTGTGTCCCTGCCCCTCAGCCTCCTCGGGAACAGCTGGGATGA
- the LOC102922130 gene encoding gasdermin-D-like: MPSAFKEVVKSAIKELDSTGDLIPVDSLRNSTSFRPYSLLSRKLSRSWFWKSRYKCVNLSIKDILEPGAPEPEPECCGRFQISDAAAGNVQGRMALESMDQWKIAGAAAISGSHSASMNVCILRVTQNTWVVMHQERHLQQPEHKILQQLRSRGVDVFVVTEVLQTEEEMQVTLTHAREGSGQFALPRVTCLQGEGKGHRSRKKMVTIPAGSILAFRVAQLLIDPTWDILLFPDDEKRTFELPSSSHRRKDGQKPRPLSMISGLQHKRGKFRLLTADFRGLRAEVKDKSAELRHFEMELREQLLRDIGRLLDDQPHMEALEASLEQGLCSGGQVEPLDGPAGSILKCLVLPSGELVLKLAEPISYLLGALTALTETQQKLLAEALETRMLLKQLELVEHILEQSTPWQEPSFVSLPLSLLGNSWDEEAPTWVLLEECGLTLRVDTPQVHWEPKSEGPMCALYASLDLLSSLCQMPS, encoded by the exons ATGCCATCAGCATTTAAAGAGGTAGTCAAGAGTGCCATCAAAGAGCTGGACTCAACAGGAGACCTCATCCCAGTGGACAGCCTTCGGAACTCCACCAGCTTCAGACCCTACAGCCTCCTGAGCAGGAAACTCTCACGCTCATGGTTCTGGAAATCCCGATATAAGTGTGTCAACCTGTCAATCAAAGACATCCTGGAACCTGGTGCTCCAGAACCAG AACCCGAATGCTGCGGCCGCTTCCAAATCTCTGATGCCGCCGCCGGGAACGTGCAGGGTCGCATGGCGCTGGAAAGCATGGACCAGTGGAAGATTGCTGGCGCGGCTGCCATATCTGGCAGTCACAGTGCATCCATGAACGTGTGTATACTGCGTGTGACTCAGAACACCTGGGTGGTCATGCATCAAGAGAG GCACCTGCAGCAGCCTGAACATAAAATCCTGCAACAGCTTCGGAGTCGGGGAGTAGATGTGTTCGTGGTGACAGAGGTGCTgcagacagaggaagagatgcaGGTCACCCTGACCCATGCCCGGGAGGGCTCAGGCCAGTTTGCACTGCCTCGAGTCACATGCTTGCAG GGTGAAGGCAAGGGCCACCGAAGCCGGAAGAAGATGGTGACCATTCCTGCAGGGAGCATCCTTGCATTCCGGGTGGCCCAGCTGCTCATTGACCCTACGTGGG ATATCCTTCTCTTTCCTGACGATGAGAAGAGGACCTTTGAGCTCCCCTCATCAA GCCACAGAAGAAAGGATGGCCAGAAGCCGCGACCTTTGAGCATGATTTCCGGACTACAACACAAGCGTGGCAAATTCAGGCTCCTGACTG ctgACTTCAGAGGCCTGCGGGCAGAGGTGAAGGATAAGTCTGCAGAACTGCGGCACTTCGAAATGGAGTTAAGAGAACAACTACTAAGGGACATTGGGAGACTCTTAGACGACCAACCCCACATGGAAGCCTTGGAGGCCTCA CTGGAGCAGGGCCTGTGCAGTGGCGGGCAGGTGGAACCTCTGGATGGCCCGGCAGGCAGCATCCTCAAGTGTCTGGTGCTTCCCTCTGGAGAACTGGTCCTGAAACTTGCTGAGCCCATCTCCTACCTGTTGGGAGCACTGACTG CGCTGACTGAAACCCAGCAGAAGCTGCTGGCTGAGGCTCTGGAGACAAGGATGCTGTTGAAGCAGCTGGAGCTG GTGGAGCATATCTTGGAACAGAGCACCCCATGGCAGGAGCCAAGCTTTGTGTCCCTGCCCCTCAGCCTCCTTGGGAACAGCTGGGATGAGGAGGCTCCCACCTGGGTCTTGCTAGAAGAATGTGGCCTAACGCTGCGGGTGGACACCCCCCAGGTGCACTGGGAACCAAAGTCTGAGGGTCCCATGTGTGCACTCTATGCCTCCCTGGACCTGTTGTCAAGTCTATGCCAGATGCCTTCCTAG